Within the Microcebus murinus isolate Inina chromosome 16, M.murinus_Inina_mat1.0, whole genome shotgun sequence genome, the region tattaataatatgattcCTGATTCACCCTACCAGCTCGCTTCTTCTCTCCCTGGGTATGGCCTTCTAAACTCATTGTCCTTCTAAACAACTCTGAAAGGCAGGCAACATAAACCCcatttacaggtaagaaaactgacaCTTAGAATAGCCTGGAGAGTTTTCCAGCGCACACAGCCAGAAGTAGAGGTTCTAGGGCCTGAGTGCTAGGGGTTGGGATTCAACAGCTCTGGACCAAGAACCTGCCCATGGAGTTCTCCAGCCTATGGCAGGGGGGGACAAGGTGGCCAGGGCTGGCATTGGGAAAAGCCACTTGGATCCCAGGAGAAGGCGCAGCTGAGAGACTCACCTGCCACTTTGACCAGGACAGAGGCGGAGCGGGCCAGGCCAGTCATGGCGTTGGAGGCTGTGCACTTGTAGACACCCTGGTGTTCCCAGGTCAGAGCCCCAATGATCAGGTGGTCCCCTTTATGCACCGTAGCGGAGTGTTCCAGGGTCCAGCGATACTCAGCGCCTGGCTTGGAATCGGCCCAACACTGCAGGGTCAAGCTGGAGTTGAGCTCTGCCTCGATGGTACCAACCATCCCGGATGCTGGTACCGTGGTGATGTTCACTGGGTCGGGGCCATCTGTGTGCAGAGCCAAACGTGGTGCACCCTGTGCCCCACTGGGGACTTATCCCATTCTGCCCCTTTACTTCCACCGTGgaagttttacctttttttccttcccagttCTAATTAAGGGAATTCCATATTGCAGCCTGGAAAACAAAGGCTCTTCTAATTGCTCTTGAAAGGAATCTCAGCAAGATAAGGAGAAAATGGTTCCTTTTCCTCCTTAGCTGCCTGACAAGCAGGTTGGGGTCCACAGAattgggagggtggggagaggcaaCCACAAcgaaaaaattacagaaaaaattagccgtgcatggtggagcatgcctgtagtcccagctactcaggagactgaggcaggaggatggatcgctcaaggccaggagtttgaggttgctgtgagctagactgatgccatggcactctagcctgggcaacagagtaagactctgtttcaaaaaaacaaacaacgacaacaaaaaacaaacagaaggaagaccttaaagagaaggagggaggaaaggaggaggaggaggaggtccaGGCCTCTCTATTTGTGGGCAGAGCAGGACTGGAAGACACTCTAAAGTAGACTAGCTAATGCTCCTTGATCAGCTCTACCCAGGCAGGATTTTAGATCAGACGTCTGAAGTCTCAGAGCTCAGTTTTAGATACATTAAGTTGGATGTTTCCAGTAGAATCCAAGTAGACATGTCAAGCAGTTGTACATATGGAGTTCAAGGGCAGACAAGTCTGCATTTGGAGGTATCTAAAGCTGTGAGACTTGAATGAGGCACTAAGGAAGTGGGTGTtggtgaggggctggggacaaGAGAAAGGGACTCACAGTTCACGGCCAAGGAGGCAGGCTGGCTGCTCTGCACCTGAAGGGCCCGCTCAACTTCACACTGGTAACTCCCAGAGTCCTCTCGCCGGACGGTGAGGATGGTGAGGTTCCTGCCGTCCGTGGATAGCTGCAGGCGCTCATGGAACACGAGGGAGAGGCCGTTGAAGACCCAGCGGACAATAACGTTGGTGTCCCTGGTGTCACAGTACAAGGTCACCATTTCCCTCTGCTCTATGGCAGTGGCTGGGCTGATTGAAACGGTGGGCTTGGCCAGTGGCTCtgcagagaaagaaagcaagagaaggagacagaggtaaagacacagacagaagaggaaaaaacaagaCATTGTCACAGAGGGGCCCAGAGCAGCAGGAACGGATTGGAATGGCCAGAAGACACGATGGAAATGGACGCCGGGGCTCAAATGCAGGATGTACTGCTCATTCTAggtgtgatcttgggcaacttACTTCCGCTCTCCAGGCACCACTGGATGAGACCGTGCAAGGAAAACAGAGGGTCTGGGCCTGACGCGGAGCCAGCCAGCATCAGCTGCATTCACGAGAGCCAAGCTCCTAACAAGGATGCCAGCAACGGCCCCGCCTACTTCTCAGCcaaccctccccaccccttcGCCCCTGTCCCCAACACAAATGACTGCACCAGCTGCTGTCAGCCCCTGGCTGAGCCATCACATCCTGTCCTCTTGGGACTTTAGATGTAGAACCCTGATGGGGGATCTCCGTGGAGGCAGAGATCAGAATGACAGTCTCATTTTCTGTGCTCACGCCACTGAATCTGCCATGACTCTAGGGTGTCCAGGGTGTCCCAGAGGTAGACACGCTTCTCACCTTGGGTGGTGTCGAGTGGGATGGCAGTGAGCGTGGGCTGGGCTGCAGCTGGAGGAATCCACGCAGTCAAAAGGGAGGCTAGAAAGGAAGGGGGGAGGCATTCAGGGAGGGAGAGGTGTGTTGGGGACGCCCAACTACGATCTTCAGAGCGGAGGGAGCTCTGAAGTCATAGATGTGATATTCTATCCCTAGAAGCTTGAGTCCTACCCACTACTCACTGGCTAGGTAACTTGTgacatgttttttttctcctttctgagccttgatttctcagctgtaaaatgggcattATATCACCTGCGTCCTTGGGTTGTCATGGGGGTGGTCATGAATATTGGCAAACTTTAACTGGGCCCCCGATCGTCATTGTGTTCTCCCCAATAGTGTACACTCTACTGGGGACGCGTGATGGTCCTCCTGTTCCACACAAGGGAAACAGGTGCGCAGAGAGGGGAAGTCGCTTGCCAAGACCATACAGTCAGCGGCAAACTTGAACCTGGCCCTACAGGCTGTGCTGTGAGCACAGGGACCGCGCAGACCCAGCCCCTGATGGAAGGGAACTTCCACTCCTATTGCTGGTGGAAGAAATTAACCTTTGGTACTTCCTTAGAATTGCCCTTGGGCAAGATTTCCTGGCATGGGAAAGGGGAACAAGGTAGCTGGGGTTTCCAGTTTTCCATCCGGTCATTTTTGCACACAGTTACGGAAGCTGCGAGAAAGACCGTGGGCCCAGGGCGTCAGGGGCCCAAACCCAGCAGCCACACTCATTTGTAGCTGACCCCGATCCCCCCTCATCTTTCCTGTGAGCCCGATTAACAGAGGCCGGCCACCTTGCCCCTCTGCACTCCTCAAAAGACCCCAAtctggcccaggccctgccccaatCCCTGCCCAGTCAGTAGTTAAGAGCACAGGTTCTTAGGAACAAACATGGACTCTACACTTACTGGCCCTATTATCATGGGCAAGGGGCTTTCTCgatgtgagcctcagtttctttgaatGCAGAATGGGGCAGAACTTAGCTCATCTGGTTGTTGTGAGGGCTGAATGACATGTCGGATGGGACATGCTTAAAACAGTTCATAGTAAGCGTTCAGTCatcatgatgatgatggtggtgatgacgaTGATGGTGGTGGCGGCTCAGAGCCTGCCTGCCTAGGTTGGAAGCCCATCGTTGCCATTTATTGGGGCAAGTGATGTTCTTGGAGTCTGTTTGGGGGGTAACAAGAATTCCAGCCTCACATAACAGTCACAAGGATAAATGAAATGATGTGAGTGACAGCTTCAACAGGGGGCCGTGTCACACCTGCCTAAGATGGGAAGccacccccagccctctccctcccacctccttcctgAGGGTCCTGCCTCTGTCCCACCAGGAGGAGGCAAACCTTGCAGAGAAACCTGCGAGCGCAGCTCAAAACTCTCCCAgaagccaagcacagtggctcacgcctgtaatcctagtactctgggaggccgaggccggcggatcgctcgaggtcaggagttcgaaaccagcctgagcaagagtgaggccccgtctctactataaatagaaagaaattaattgacaaactaatatatacagaaaaaattagctgggcatggtggtgcatgcctgtagtcccagctactcggaggctgaggcagaaggatctcttgagcccaggagtttgaggttgctgtgagctaggctgatgccacggcactcactctagcccgggcaacagagtgagactctgtctcaaaaaaataaaaaaatctagtttCTCCCTTTGGTCTCAGAGGCCCTTTAGGCATAAATTTCACATCTGTCCCCCATCCTGACATGTGGACCTGCCCCTCAGGGCTGGCACAtcctccctctgcctgtctcACTCCTGtaggtctgtctgtctgtctgtctctgctaTGACctgtctctctgggtctctgtctccccaccccagccccaactCAGAATCcttctgtttctctgtgtgtctctttatACAGTCTCTCACTGTCTCTCCGTCCTCTGTCTCCTGCTCTGTCCTTCCCGCCATCTCTCCCTGTTCTTCCCTTGCACAGCTTCTAATGCTATTTTCACTCTCTGTCTCTGGGTCTCTCTGATTCTGTGGCTCGGACTCCGTctcccactgtgtgtgtgtgtgtgtgtgtctttgtctctttttctctttgtcgcCAGTCTCTGTTTATGTCTCCTTCTGTCAGTCTCTTTTCTAGCTGTCATTATTTCtgcctctatttctctctctgcttctctctttccaCACGTGCACGCACGCACATGTCACTAGCAAATAGACACAcgaccccccaacccccaccccacccctgtcttAAGGAAGGGCACTCACCTGAGAGCAGGATTCCTGTCCAGTGTCCCCATAAGTCATTGGGCTCCATGGGTCCTGGCACCCGGCTTCAGTATGCCAGCCTGTGTCGCCCTGGCTCGCACACACAGTCCTCACTCCGGCAGCGCCCCCTGCACCTCCCTTCGCTCCCCTCCCGCCCTGCTGCAAACTCACACTGCAGTGACAGTGGCTCCCAGGACAGACAGGGGTGGTGGCAGGGAAGTCACTttggccccacccctgccctccactcccagggcTCACTTTCCTTCTGTGCCCAGCACGGGGAGCAGGAACTCCAGGAAGCCTGGGGACCAGGAACTGAGATTGCGATGGTCAATAGcaatgcaataaaaacaataacagccGGCTCCTGGTTATCGAGGACTTAGTAAAGCCAGGCCCATGCCGAGCTCACTTCGAGCAACCTATAAGTATTAAATGAGCTGACATGACTCCTGTCCTGTGGATCCTGGTCATAAACtaaggctctggagtcagacaggcGGGAAGCACAGACTGAGCTGGGTTGGGAGAGCCCAGGGGGAGCCTGACACAGCTTCGGGGGGTTACGtggcagggagggcttcctggaagaggggaCATCTAAGCTAAGACTTAGAGGACACAGGAAAGGTTCAATATAtgatagttccttttttttttttttaattctctataaGCAAGACAAGCTGTAGGTCTTTGGGAGCACACAGACCAAGATCGGGTGAGGGAATGACCATTAatccatgtattcattcattcactcatttgttcacttAATGAACACTCCCTGAACGCTCCCCTTTGCTGATCGCTGTTCCCGGAAGTATTTGGGACACAGCAGTGACGAAGGCAGCCCTGACCCTGTCCTCACAGAGAATCACAGTCCAGTGGAGAACACAGTCCTGTCCCCAGACAGTGACAACCcgagtgggcagggctgggctgggctaaTGCAGAGGGGGCATCTGGCACTGCCCAAGGATcgaggagggcttcctggaggaggggacatCGCAGCTGAGACCTAGAGGATGTAGCGGGCAGCCACAGGGAGCAGCATGTGAGGAGTTGCTGAGTTTGAGGCACCGAAGGAAGTTCGGTGGCTCAGAATAGAGAGGGGGAGTAAGAGAGGAGGGGTGGTTCAAGATGAGCTTTGACGATCTGGAACTATCGCTTAGGGCATGAGGGGCAGCTCGGCATTGCAGGAAAGAGATCTTGACTCAGCCAGTGGCCTCGTCTTGCTATCCCTGCTTTGGGTCTCATTCCTGCTACAGACAGCCACCAACCATCTGCCCCCAGAAAAGCATGAGGCTGAGCCAGCTgggtctggagccagactgcatGAGTTCGAATCCTGACTCCCCCACTTGCCAACTATGTGGCCTCATGCAGGTGGACTCCTCTCTCTAGGGGTCACTTTGCTCGGCTCTGAAATGGACATGACGATGCTTTGCCTCTGTGGTTACAAGCGTGTGGCTGTCCCACCACCTGGGCCGGCCTCCCAGTTCCCCGCGCCCTGGCTGTGGTCTGTTAGGAAAGTTATGTCGCCCTCCATGGGCTTCAGGTCCTCATCTGGAGACTGAGGTAAACAACAGTCTCACTGGGTCATGGTTTGTGCCCGCCCCACCAACTGAGAGGTTGCAACCccaacccccagtgtgatggtttCAGGAGGTGGAGCCTTTCCGAGGTAATTAGATTCTTCCTGCtgggattggtgcccttataaaagggaccccagagagctctctggcTGTCTTTCTACCATGGGGGGATACAAGGAGTGGATGGTGGTCTGCAATGCAGAAGAGGCCCCTGGCCCGGACCCAGTGATGTTGGCACCCCGATCTCAAATCTTCCGTCTCCAGAAtggtgagcaataaatttctgctgtttctaAACCACCCAGTCTGCGGTATTC harbors:
- the CEACAM20 gene encoding cell adhesion molecule CEACAM20, giving the protein MSRFVREPRTEGVLLVKSSCCSSPIAKKKTEAQRASLLTAWIPPAAAQPTLTAIPLDTTQEPLAKPTVSISPATAIEQREMVTLYCDTRDTNVIVRWVFNGLSLVFHERLQLSTDGRNLTILTVRREDSGSYQCEVERALQVQSSQPASLAVNYGPDPVNITTVPASGMVGTIEAELNSSLTLQCWADSKPGAEYRWTLEHSATVHKGDHLIIGALTWEHQGVYKCTASNAMTGLARSASVLVKVADLQPSFLSPRAIAGIVTGILTVTALATGLGCFLHVGKTRRSSKRKTEDPIHKAAQPTSGEEQPTEPSSNRLRPEYDNLPEPQRQTGDKKMRPPDLPEQVYEVEPPSATPGGFSFIPRKPPPRPAMHPLVPTLTKGNTESNYEVLRNPEPHIYCKIYP